In Microbacterium sp. No. 7, the genomic window CCCCCGGGGTCGGGCGGGACGGGATCCTGATCGCGCTGATGGCCGCGCTCACCGAGTCCACGCTCCGGCAGCTCGCGAACACCGGCACCTACCCCGAGTCCGGGGACTTCCCGAACGACGGGAACGGGTCGGATCATGACAGTCTCGGCTTGTTCCAGATGCGCCCCCAGTCCGGGTGGGGCACGGTCGCCGAGCTCATGGATCCGAAGTATCAGGCGCGCGCGTTCTACGGCGGCCCCGACGGCCCGAACTACCCGTCCCCGCGCGGGCTGCTCGATATCCCCGGCTGGCAGCAGATGGACAAAGGCGAAGCCGCACAGGCCGTCGAAGTCTCCGCCTACCCCGACCGGTATCAGAACTATGAGCCGGTCGCGCGCACCATCCTCGACGCCCTCACCCGCCCAAGTGGTGGAGGCGGGGGCGGGGTGCCGGGGGATGAGACGATTCCGGAGACGACGCGGCTGGTGTTCCCGCTGCCGACGGGCAGCTATACGCGCACGTCGCAGTTCGGGCCGCGCGTCGATCCGATCACCGGAGTTGCGAGTTTCCACTCCGGCACCGACTGGGCCACCCCGGACGGCACCCCGATCGTCGCACTCGCCGACGGCGTGGTCACGTATGCGGGCATGCTCGGCGGGTTCTCCGGGCAGATCACCATCGAGCACACCATCGGCGGTGAGAAGGTCGCCACGAAGTACATCCACATGTGGGCACACGGCATCCACGTCGCCGCGGGCGACCGAGTCACGGCGGGCCAGCACATCGGTGATGTCGGCAGCAGCGGCCACTCCACCGGCCCCCACCTGCACTTCCAAGTCCACCCCGGCGGCGGCGCCCAGCCCGCCGTCGACGCCGAGCCGTGGCTCGCCGGCCACGAGGTCGAGGGCGCCGATGCGCTGACGACTGGGGGTGGCCCGGGCTGCGCGGCCTGAGCGGAACAAGGTGGATGCGGACCGCGGGGCCGGCTACCGCACCTGATCGGTGCCCGAGCCGCCGCCATTGTCAGGAGCCCCGCATGAACCCCTTCGCCCGTGTCCCCGGTTTCGTTGTCGTGTGGGCGGAGAATGTCTACCCCGATCTCAGCGGTGTCGGCGGCAGATCCACGCTGGTGTCGATCGTCGGGGCGCTGCTCACGTTCGTGCTGATCGTCGCAGTGCTGATGCTCATCATCTCCGGCATCGTGTGGGCGGTGTCGTCCTCGACGGGGAACGCGCAGGCCGCGCAGAAAGGGAAAGTCGGGGTGTTCGTCGCGCTCGGCGCCGCGGTGTTCGCCGGGGCCG contains:
- a CDS encoding DUF6112 family protein; translated protein: MNPFARVPGFVVVWAENVYPDLSGVGGRSTLVSIVGALLTFVLIVAVLMLIISGIVWAVSSSTGNAQAAQKGKVGVFVALGAAVFAGAAVTWMNFLLRLGDGL
- a CDS encoding M23 family metallopeptidase, producing the protein MRKVLVFAVLGMLLAPMLGLLSVGVLMNPAVLHQAHCLASGLTLGPIPDELEVTTKDGTTFTLNKQQLTHAGTIITTGANTPGVGRDGILIALMAALTESTLRQLANTGTYPESGDFPNDGNGSDHDSLGLFQMRPQSGWGTVAELMDPKYQARAFYGGPDGPNYPSPRGLLDIPGWQQMDKGEAAQAVEVSAYPDRYQNYEPVARTILDALTRPSGGGGGGVPGDETIPETTRLVFPLPTGSYTRTSQFGPRVDPITGVASFHSGTDWATPDGTPIVALADGVVTYAGMLGGFSGQITIEHTIGGEKVATKYIHMWAHGIHVAAGDRVTAGQHIGDVGSSGHSTGPHLHFQVHPGGGAQPAVDAEPWLAGHEVEGADALTTGGGPGCAA